One Armatimonadota bacterium genomic region harbors:
- a CDS encoding S41 family peptidase, protein MHRVRARRALAALILSLAIVTSVPTGLGGIRPAAAADASLVFAVLDLLKNEHVDRPDPVRLLAAALGGLRQALSRAGVTATLPDLAATDEVGARVEFQARFDQALAVAAGRVTQTQLQYAAAQAMAASMGDSHTGFITPERLAERRRQQQNQAGFTGIGILLMPRAGRFYIKLVFPGTPAERSGLRPFDRIVAIDGQSTEGMTTEDVSNRIRGPQGTPVTVVVQRPGQPTPLSFLIVREPIVVPAVEHRMLEGGIGYIRFGQFTQGSANLVRRAIEDLQAQGMRGMLLDLRSNPGGFVAELNRVADMLLPAGLPIYTMDSRRDGRQTQVTRTGPVLHQITPLVVLVDDGTASASELLAAALQEHGRGTLVGTRTAGAVLVSITFPLPGGAGLSVAIARMTTSRGVVLEGNGLRPDVEVELTLEDLDRGVDSQLARGRDELARRLAQAGRPLVTTGVH, encoded by the coding sequence GTGCACCGTGTCCGTGCTCGCAGGGCCCTTGCCGCGCTGATTCTCTCGCTGGCGATCGTGACCAGCGTCCCCACGGGGCTGGGTGGCATCCGACCCGCAGCGGCCGCGGACGCCTCGTTGGTCTTCGCGGTCCTCGACCTGCTCAAGAACGAGCACGTCGATCGGCCCGACCCGGTCCGCCTTCTGGCGGCGGCGTTGGGCGGGCTTCGGCAGGCGCTGTCCAGGGCCGGCGTCACGGCCACGCTGCCCGACCTGGCGGCGACGGACGAGGTCGGTGCGCGGGTCGAGTTCCAGGCGCGGTTCGATCAAGCGCTGGCGGTCGCGGCCGGGCGTGTCACCCAGACCCAGCTCCAGTACGCCGCCGCGCAGGCGATGGCCGCGAGCATGGGCGATTCGCACACCGGCTTCATCACGCCCGAGCGCCTCGCCGAGCGCCGCCGCCAGCAGCAGAACCAGGCGGGGTTCACGGGGATCGGGATCCTGCTGATGCCGCGCGCCGGCCGCTTCTACATCAAGCTGGTGTTCCCGGGCACGCCGGCCGAGCGGTCGGGGCTGAGGCCGTTCGACCGGATCGTCGCGATCGACGGGCAGAGCACGGAGGGCATGACGACGGAGGACGTCTCCAACCGCATCCGCGGGCCGCAGGGCACACCGGTGACGGTTGTCGTGCAGCGCCCCGGGCAGCCGACGCCGCTGTCGTTCCTGATCGTGCGCGAGCCGATCGTCGTCCCGGCCGTCGAGCATCGGATGCTCGAAGGCGGCATCGGCTACATACGGTTCGGGCAGTTCACGCAGGGGTCGGCGAACCTGGTGCGCCGTGCGATTGAGGACCTGCAGGCGCAGGGCATGCGGGGTATGCTGCTGGACCTGCGTTCCAACCCCGGAGGGTTCGTGGCGGAGCTGAACCGGGTCGCCGACATGCTCTTGCCGGCGGGGCTGCCCATCTACACCATGGACAGCCGCCGCGACGGACGGCAGACGCAGGTGACCCGTACTGGTCCGGTGCTCCACCAGATTACGCCCCTGGTGGTCCTGGTGGACGACGGGACGGCGTCTGCCAGCGAACTGCTGGCTGCAGCTCTGCAGGAGCACGGCCGCGGGACGCTCGTCGGGACGCGGACGGCCGGGGCGGTGCTGGTCAGCATCACCTTCCCGCTGCCGGGCGGCGCCGGGTTGAGCGTCGCCATCGCGCGCATGACAACCTCGCGCGGCGTGGTGCTGGAAGGCAACGGGCTGCGCCCCGACGTCGAAGTCGAGCTCACCCTCGAGGATCTCGATCGCGGCGTGGACTCGCAGCTCGCGCGCGGGCGCGACGAACTCGCGCGCCGGTTGGCGCAGGCTGGACGGCCGCTTGTGACGACCGGCGTCCACTAG
- a CDS encoding SAM-dependent chlorinase/fluorinase, protein MRIVTLLTDFGADSAYPAQMRGVILAPAPGSGLRVVDITHGIRRHDVRHGAYALYAASGAFPAGTVHVAVVDPGVGTERRALAVRSGGFLFVGPDNGLLMLAARAAGSPRAREIMHPDLRRPEVCATFHGRDIFAVCARWLALGFPFDAVGPEVGDPVDRLWGPPRLVGEEIAGEVIAADPFGNLATNIPAQWIRGLPGFVDVRIEGRTHRARVVDTYGQAEVGALLVLSGSDGLVEIAVREGSAAVRLGAGPGADVRISPAPEHAPIP, encoded by the coding sequence ATGCGGATCGTCACGCTGCTCACCGACTTCGGCGCCGACAGCGCCTACCCGGCGCAGATGCGGGGCGTGATCCTCGCCCCCGCGCCGGGGTCCGGCCTGCGGGTGGTCGACATCACCCACGGCATCCGACGGCACGACGTACGCCACGGCGCATACGCCCTGTACGCGGCATCCGGTGCTTTCCCCGCGGGGACGGTGCACGTGGCGGTCGTCGACCCCGGCGTGGGGACCGAGCGTCGCGCGCTGGCCGTACGCTCCGGGGGGTTCTTGTTCGTGGGCCCGGACAACGGGCTGCTGATGCTTGCTGCGCGGGCCGCCGGCTCACCCCGGGCGCGCGAGATCATGCACCCGGACCTGCGCCGACCCGAGGTCTGCGCGACCTTCCACGGACGTGACATCTTCGCGGTCTGCGCGCGCTGGCTGGCGTTGGGGTTCCCGTTCGACGCCGTGGGCCCGGAGGTCGGAGATCCGGTGGACCGGCTCTGGGGTCCGCCCCGCCTGGTCGGTGAGGAGATCGCCGGCGAGGTCATCGCCGCGGATCCGTTCGGCAACCTCGCGACCAACATCCCCGCCCAGTGGATCCGCGGTCTGCCGGGCTTCGTGGACGTTCGGATCGAGGGAAGGACGCACCGCGCGCGGGTGGTGGACACCTACGGTCAGGCGGAGGTGGGGGCCCTGCTCGTCCTTTCCGGCAGCGACGGCCTGGTTGAGATCGCCGTGCGCGAGGGCAGCGCGGCGGTGCGCCTCGGTGCGGGCCCCGGCGCGGACGTCCGCATCTCGCCTGCGCCCGAGCACGCGCCGATTCCATGA
- a CDS encoding YggT family protein — protein MNELIFLVDRAFYVYNLVLLARVLMSWLPGVDSRNPIVQLLVRLTDPVLEPLRRVIPPVAMIDISPIVALVLLEVVRRLVLGTLIAAVSGL, from the coding sequence ATGAACGAACTCATCTTCCTCGTCGACCGCGCGTTCTACGTGTACAACCTCGTTCTCCTGGCCCGCGTCCTCATGAGCTGGCTTCCCGGCGTCGATTCGCGCAATCCGATCGTGCAGTTGCTGGTGCGCCTGACCGATCCCGTCCTCGAACCCCTGCGCCGCGTGATCCCGCCGGTCGCGATGATCGACATCTCTCCGATCGTGGCGTTGGTGCTGCTGGAGGTGGTGCGGCGCCTGGTCCTGGGGACCCTGATCGCCGCGGTGTCGGGCTTGTAG
- a CDS encoding TldD/PmbA family protein, with protein sequence MLDEALVSDILTLARARGVDFAELYVERSRRRAMRVLNGGVQEATSGIEYGAGLRLFYGTDVVYAYTNDLTAPGLLEVAEDLTRLRGEAGRVDARGRGGLDFRRHAPRGLHAPSVPFDEHPKSYRLERLREADAAARVAPEVRDVECSLLEWDQEVLVCNSEGGWAEDRRVRTRLVVTTIAQRNGDVQTGFAAPGLSVGLELFDCCPPAEVGRKAGEQAMTLLRAKRAPAGAMPVVIGNAFGGVIFHEALGHLLETTSVAKKASVLTDRLGEQVASSVVTYIDDGTTPHGWGSSEIDDEGMATQRTVLIESGVLRSYMVDRWGALVTGYAPTGSGRRQDYTVAPTSRMRNTFIAPGTTPVEALFEGIEFGLYAKDMGGGQVKPGSGEYNFAVREGYVIRRGRVEEPVRGAMLVGKGPESIRRVVAVSSDLKTAPGMCGSLSGAVPVEVGQPHLLVSEIVVGGEAR encoded by the coding sequence GTGCTCGACGAAGCGCTCGTTTCCGATATCCTCACGCTCGCGCGCGCCCGAGGGGTCGACTTCGCCGAGCTGTACGTCGAGCGGTCGCGCCGTCGCGCGATGCGCGTCCTCAACGGCGGCGTCCAGGAGGCCACCAGCGGGATCGAGTACGGTGCGGGTTTGCGGCTGTTCTACGGGACTGACGTCGTCTACGCGTACACGAACGACCTCACCGCACCGGGCCTGCTCGAGGTGGCCGAGGACCTCACGCGCCTGCGGGGAGAGGCGGGTCGGGTCGATGCCCGCGGCCGGGGTGGGCTGGATTTCCGACGCCACGCGCCGCGCGGCCTGCACGCCCCGTCGGTTCCGTTCGACGAGCATCCGAAGTCCTACCGCCTGGAACGCCTGCGGGAAGCCGACGCTGCCGCCCGCGTGGCGCCCGAGGTGCGCGACGTCGAGTGTTCGCTGCTGGAGTGGGATCAGGAGGTGCTGGTCTGCAACTCCGAGGGTGGCTGGGCCGAGGACCGGAGGGTGCGTACCCGCCTCGTTGTGACCACGATCGCCCAGCGCAACGGCGACGTGCAGACCGGATTTGCCGCACCGGGTCTGAGCGTCGGCTTGGAACTGTTCGATTGTTGCCCCCCGGCCGAAGTGGGCCGGAAGGCGGGCGAACAGGCGATGACGCTGCTGCGCGCCAAGCGGGCCCCGGCCGGGGCGATGCCCGTGGTGATCGGCAACGCCTTCGGCGGGGTGATCTTCCACGAGGCGCTGGGTCACCTGCTGGAGACGACGTCCGTCGCGAAGAAGGCTTCGGTGCTGACCGACAGGCTCGGCGAACAGGTCGCCAGTTCCGTTGTCACGTACATCGATGACGGCACGACGCCGCACGGCTGGGGCAGCAGCGAGATCGACGACGAGGGCATGGCCACGCAGCGCACCGTGCTGATCGAGAGCGGCGTGCTCCGCAGCTACATGGTGGACCGCTGGGGCGCGCTCGTGACCGGGTACGCGCCGACCGGGTCGGGCCGGCGGCAGGACTACACGGTGGCGCCGACATCGCGGATGCGCAACACGTTCATCGCGCCCGGCACCACGCCGGTCGAGGCGCTGTTCGAGGGCATCGAGTTCGGGCTGTACGCCAAGGACATGGGCGGCGGGCAGGTCAAGCCGGGATCGGGGGAGTACAACTTCGCGGTGCGCGAAGGCTACGTCATCCGCCGGGGGCGCGTGGAAGAGCCGGTGCGTGGGGCGATGCTCGTGGGCAAGGGCCCGGAATCCATCCGGAGGGTCGTCGCGGTGTCCTCTGACCTAAAGACCGCACCGGGGATGTGCGGGAGCCTGTCGGGCGCGGTTCCGGTCGAGGTGGGCCAACCCCACCTGCTCGTCTCCGAGATCGTAGTCGGCGGAGAGGCGCGATGA
- a CDS encoding small multi-drug export protein has protein sequence MTQLLWIASLSLVPWIELRGSIPLGIARGFAPLEVFFVCTVVNLLVIVPGWFALEWFYERWFSRIGWVRRQVERVRERGRSYVERYQLLGLTLFVAVPLPGTGAYSGTLAAWLLGLPRAKSWLAVAAGVVLAGIAVTLASTGAVAGWRRLFP, from the coding sequence GTGACGCAGTTGCTGTGGATCGCCTCGCTCAGCCTGGTCCCGTGGATCGAGCTGCGGGGTTCGATCCCGCTGGGGATCGCCCGCGGGTTTGCCCCGCTCGAGGTCTTCTTCGTCTGCACGGTCGTCAACCTGCTCGTCATCGTCCCGGGGTGGTTCGCGCTGGAGTGGTTCTACGAGCGCTGGTTCTCCCGTATCGGGTGGGTCCGGCGGCAGGTGGAGCGCGTCCGCGAGAGGGGCAGATCCTACGTGGAGCGCTACCAGCTGCTGGGGCTGACGCTGTTCGTCGCCGTGCCGCTGCCGGGCACGGGCGCGTACTCCGGGACCCTGGCCGCCTGGCTGCTCGGCCTGCCGCGCGCAAAGTCCTGGCTGGCCGTCGCCGCGGGCGTAGTGCTCGCCGGGATCGCAGTGACCCTCGCCTCGACCGGCGCGGTGGCCGGGTGGCGCCGGCTGTTTCCCTAG
- the speD gene encoding adenosylmethionine decarboxylase: MDTVGHHYIVEASGCDPDVISKVERVEQILTRAAQVAEVQIWAISFHRFTPVGVSGVVVISESHLSVHTWPETGYVALDIYTCGDDAKPEEAVEYALREFGAKNVHITEVTRGLDEGDRVYFHSIITWEEELPSPDGKSGRAKARKKKVAAPR, encoded by the coding sequence ATGGACACGGTGGGACACCACTACATCGTCGAGGCGTCGGGTTGCGACCCCGACGTCATCAGCAAGGTGGAACGCGTCGAGCAGATCCTCACCCGGGCGGCCCAGGTCGCCGAGGTCCAGATCTGGGCGATCTCCTTCCATCGGTTCACCCCCGTGGGCGTGAGCGGCGTGGTCGTGATCTCCGAGTCCCACCTGTCGGTCCACACCTGGCCGGAGACCGGTTACGTCGCCTTGGACATCTACACCTGCGGGGATGACGCCAAGCCGGAGGAGGCGGTGGAGTACGCCCTGCGGGAGTTCGGTGCTAAGAACGTACACATCACGGAAGTCACCCGCGGCCTCGACGAGGGCGATCGCGTCTACTTCCACAGCATCATCACCTGGGAAGAGGAACTGCCCAGCCCCGACGGCAAGTCCGGTCGCGCCAAGGCCCGGAAGAAAAAGGTCGCTGCGCCGAGATAG
- a CDS encoding AEC family transporter produces MFLVNVIAPVLLLIGAGFALGKRRAVEVSSLSSVAMYLFTPALVLDSLLRYPWGEGDGRALIAFALVHLLLLLIVGLGTAAALRLRGAERSSFLLPVVMYNAGNYGLPVCLFAFGEQGFRLAVFVFVANATAGAILGGLIAAWGVAGGLRRAVGSVLRLPLLYASVGAGLASAAGWTLPDALARSVAVLGAGAIPLLLVTLGIQLSQAESVRYSPELLAVGILRLGVAPLMAIGVAAAMNLTGLARSVAIVQSAMPAAVNAFLFAAEFRCRPAFVASAVFATTAASFVTVTAVLRLLVG; encoded by the coding sequence ATGTTTCTCGTCAACGTCATCGCGCCCGTCCTCCTGCTGATCGGGGCGGGGTTCGCGCTCGGGAAGCGGCGCGCCGTCGAGGTGTCGTCGCTCTCGTCCGTCGCGATGTACCTGTTCACGCCGGCACTCGTCCTGGACTCGCTGCTCAGGTATCCCTGGGGCGAGGGCGACGGCAGGGCCCTGATCGCGTTCGCACTCGTGCACCTGCTCTTGCTGCTGATCGTGGGTCTGGGCACGGCAGCTGCGTTGCGGCTGCGGGGAGCGGAGCGGTCGAGTTTCTTGCTTCCGGTGGTGATGTACAATGCCGGCAACTATGGCTTGCCCGTCTGCCTGTTCGCCTTCGGCGAGCAGGGCTTTCGGTTGGCGGTCTTCGTCTTCGTCGCCAACGCGACCGCGGGCGCCATCCTGGGCGGGCTCATCGCGGCGTGGGGTGTCGCCGGTGGTCTTCGACGGGCCGTGGGAAGCGTGCTGCGGCTGCCGCTCCTGTACGCGTCGGTCGGCGCAGGACTGGCGTCGGCCGCGGGTTGGACGTTGCCGGACGCTTTGGCGCGTTCGGTCGCCGTGCTGGGCGCTGGTGCGATCCCGCTGCTGCTCGTCACCCTCGGGATCCAGCTCTCGCAGGCAGAAAGCGTCCGATACTCTCCCGAGCTGCTCGCCGTGGGCATCCTGCGGCTGGGCGTCGCGCCGCTGATGGCGATCGGGGTGGCGGCCGCCATGAACCTGACCGGCCTCGCCCGCAGCGTCGCGATCGTGCAGAGCGCGATGCCGGCCGCCGTGAACGCGTTCCTCTTCGCCGCGGAGTTTCGGTGCCGGCCCGCGTTCGTGGCGAGCGCGGTCTTTGCAACCACCGCGGCCAGTTTCGTGACGGTCACCGCCGTACTGCGGTTGCTCGTCGGCTGA
- a CDS encoding acyl-CoA thioesterase translates to MSRTVNIAQTRAEMVQIVFPEHINVRGSLYGGRMMAWIATAGTLAASRLSRGMVVLGAMDDLDFLHPVLLSDIVTLDAVVTDVGRSSMEVDVVVHAEMPTTGQRHRTTTAHLAFVAVDEGGRPRPVGVRIVPEGDEEERMHALAKQRRERRSSRIAAHRRPPEEGDRPTRHFLEVCRIVFPEDAIAGNLMFAGSVMMDLDQVASIVALRYARGPVVTASVDALDFVHPIRVGEIVHYRAALNAVGRTSMEIGVRVLSENPLTGEIAHTCSTFVTMVHMDFEGRPQPLPPYEPQTPEERRRWEEASARRQVRAARLAAAR, encoded by the coding sequence ATGTCCCGGACCGTAAACATCGCCCAGACGCGCGCCGAGATGGTCCAGATCGTCTTCCCCGAGCACATCAACGTCCGGGGCTCGCTGTACGGTGGGCGGATGATGGCGTGGATCGCAACTGCCGGCACGCTTGCGGCATCGCGGCTGAGCCGAGGGATGGTCGTGCTCGGGGCCATGGACGACTTGGACTTCCTACATCCGGTGCTGCTCAGTGACATCGTGACGCTGGACGCCGTGGTCACCGACGTCGGCCGGTCGTCCATGGAAGTCGACGTCGTCGTGCACGCCGAGATGCCCACCACCGGCCAGCGGCACCGGACGACGACCGCCCACCTGGCGTTCGTGGCCGTGGACGAGGGCGGCCGCCCGCGGCCGGTGGGCGTGCGCATCGTGCCCGAGGGCGACGAGGAAGAGCGGATGCACGCGCTGGCCAAGCAGCGGCGCGAACGGCGGTCGTCGCGTATCGCGGCGCACCGCAGACCGCCGGAGGAGGGCGACAGGCCCACACGCCACTTCCTGGAGGTGTGCCGGATCGTGTTCCCGGAAGACGCCATCGCCGGGAATCTGATGTTTGCGGGCAGCGTGATGATGGATCTCGACCAGGTCGCGTCCATCGTCGCGCTGCGGTACGCCCGCGGCCCGGTGGTGACCGCATCGGTGGACGCGCTGGACTTCGTCCACCCCATCCGCGTCGGTGAGATCGTGCACTACCGGGCGGCCCTCAACGCCGTCGGCCGGACCTCGATGGAGATCGGCGTGCGCGTGCTCTCCGAGAACCCGCTTACCGGCGAGATCGCCCACACCTGCAGTACGTTCGTGACGATGGTCCACATGGACTTCGAAGGCCGGCCCCAGCCGCTGCCGCCCTACGAACCCCAGACCCCCGAGGAGCGCCGGCGCTGGGAGGAAGCATCCGCCCGCCGGCAGGTGCGCGCGGCGCGGCTGGCGGCGGCCCGGTGA
- a CDS encoding NAD+ synthase: protein MRTLRVAMAQINPVVGDLEGNTRRIVERIGHARSAGAHVVLFPELAVTGYPPEDLLLKPDFVEANLRAMQEIARHARDVVAVVGFADRRNHLYNAAAVCAEGRIAGVYHKRLLPNYGVFDEKRYFAPGEVAPVFHLGRVPVGVNICEDIWFPDGPCALQARAGALVVFNINGSPYHRGKWREREEMLRTRARDCGVVVCYLNMVGGQDELVFDGASVVFDAQGRLLVRGPQFEEALILCDIDVAAARRGRARRTAFDESDRFVPDAGHLTPVVAVPQPNRPAQPAVEPVVHEPLADLDEVYRALVLGTRDYVRKNGFGRVFVGLSGGVDSSLAATIAADALGPEAVTGVVMPSAYTSPDSVRFAEELARALGMRTITIPIGGIFEAYLRALQDTFAGTAEDVTEENIQARIRGNLLMALTNKFGGIVLTTGNKSELSVGYATLYGDMAGGFAVLKDVPKTLVYALARHRNARGRVIPEGVLTRAPTAELRPNQTDQDTLPPYDVLDPILERYVEHDVPPEEIVRAGFDANTVARVVRMVDRSEYKRRQAPPGIKITPKALGRDRRLPITSWYRGWVRIEQTVEGTAPRLDSQ, encoded by the coding sequence ATGAGGACGCTGCGCGTCGCGATGGCCCAGATCAACCCGGTCGTCGGCGACCTGGAGGGCAACACCCGCCGGATCGTCGAACGGATCGGGCACGCCCGGTCCGCGGGCGCGCACGTCGTCCTGTTCCCCGAACTCGCGGTCACCGGCTACCCGCCCGAGGACCTGCTGCTGAAGCCCGACTTCGTCGAGGCCAACCTGCGTGCCATGCAGGAGATCGCGCGGCACGCCCGCGACGTCGTCGCCGTGGTCGGGTTCGCGGACCGGCGGAACCACCTCTACAACGCGGCTGCGGTCTGCGCGGAAGGGCGCATCGCGGGCGTCTACCACAAGCGGCTGCTGCCCAACTACGGCGTCTTCGACGAGAAGCGCTACTTCGCCCCGGGGGAGGTGGCTCCGGTGTTCCACCTGGGCCGCGTTCCCGTCGGCGTCAACATCTGCGAGGACATCTGGTTCCCCGACGGCCCGTGCGCGCTGCAGGCCAGGGCGGGCGCGCTGGTGGTGTTCAACATCAACGGGTCCCCGTATCACCGCGGCAAGTGGCGGGAGCGGGAGGAGATGTTGCGCACACGCGCGCGGGACTGCGGCGTGGTGGTCTGCTACCTGAACATGGTCGGCGGCCAGGACGAACTGGTCTTCGACGGTGCGAGTGTGGTGTTCGACGCCCAGGGCAGGCTGCTGGTGCGCGGCCCCCAGTTCGAGGAAGCCCTCATCCTCTGTGACATCGACGTCGCCGCCGCACGTCGCGGGCGCGCGCGGCGCACCGCCTTCGACGAGAGTGACCGGTTCGTCCCCGACGCGGGGCACCTGACGCCGGTCGTCGCGGTTCCGCAGCCCAATCGCCCCGCGCAACCCGCGGTGGAGCCCGTCGTGCACGAGCCGTTGGCGGACCTGGACGAGGTGTACAGGGCGCTCGTGCTCGGGACCCGCGACTACGTCCGCAAGAATGGATTTGGGCGGGTGTTCGTCGGGTTGTCGGGCGGGGTCGACTCATCGCTGGCCGCGACGATCGCCGCCGACGCGTTGGGGCCCGAGGCCGTGACCGGCGTGGTGATGCCATCGGCGTACACATCGCCCGACAGCGTGCGGTTCGCCGAAGAGCTTGCCCGCGCCCTGGGTATGCGGACCATCACGATCCCCATCGGCGGCATCTTCGAAGCATACCTCCGGGCACTGCAGGACACGTTCGCCGGGACGGCGGAGGACGTCACCGAGGAAAACATCCAAGCACGGATCCGCGGCAACCTGTTGATGGCGCTGACGAACAAGTTCGGCGGCATCGTGCTCACCACCGGCAACAAGAGCGAGCTGAGCGTGGGCTACGCGACGCTGTACGGCGACATGGCGGGGGGGTTTGCGGTTCTGAAGGACGTTCCGAAGACGCTGGTGTATGCGCTCGCGCGCCACCGCAACGCGCGCGGGCGGGTGATCCCCGAGGGTGTGCTGACCCGGGCTCCGACCGCCGAACTCCGGCCGAACCAGACCGACCAGGACACCCTCCCGCCGTATGACGTCCTCGATCCGATCCTGGAACGCTACGTGGAACACGACGTGCCGCCCGAGGAAATCGTGCGCGCGGGGTTCGACGCAAATACGGTGGCCAGGGTCGTGAGGATGGTCGACCGCAGCGAGTACAAGCGCCGCCAGGCCCCGCCCGGGATCAAGATCACGCCGAAGGCCCTCGGGCGCGACCGCCGCCTGCCGATCACGTCCTGGTACCGTGGCTGGGTGCGGATCGAACAGACGGTGGAAGGCACGGCACCCAGGCTCGACAGCCAATAG